CGCGCGGAGACCTGCCCATCGCTGCCGGAGTTGGCAGCGCGCATCGAGCAGCGCGTCGCGCCGATCATCGCCAAGCGCCCAGCGGATCTCCCGTGGCCGAAGGAGTACTTCTTCTGGACGAGCGATGAGTACAACGACTTGCTCTGGTCGAATGCCATGCCGGAGACCCAGGCTTGGGTCGAGGCGCATCGACCACCCGGTTCGACCGAGCACGAGGCGATCGAACTCCGGCGCATTCGCGGCACTCTCGCGCGCGAGGCCATGCGTGCGGATCTTCCCGCCTATCTGCGCCATGTCGGGGCGCATGTCTGGGGCTTCTGGCAGTCGGCCGCGCGACCGGCTCCGCTGGGGCCAGCGCTCAAGGGGCGAGTGCCGCGAGGGATTGGAAGCGTCGAGAATCTCTGGCCGGAGGTTCGGCAGGAGCGCTTCGGTTGGCTTGGCGCGCCACCAGAGACGGAGCGAAGCGACACGCCCTTCGATCGCATGAGTTGGATGGAGCGCTGGCGGGCACCGCTCGATTCGAACCCGTCCCTGCTGTGGAAGGTGGCGCTGGTGTTCACAGTGGCGGGCCTCGTGCTCGCGCCATTCGTGCGATGGTTGCCGCCGGCGGCGCGGCTTCTCGCACTCGCGGGAACCGGCTTCCAGGGAACGGCGGTGCTCGTGGCGGCGGCGGCGGCGGTCATCGCCCGCTATGTGGATGCGGTGGAACCGCTCACGGTGGTCGCCTGTGCCGCAGGAGTCACGGCGCTGGTGCAGATGGTGTCGCGCGCTCGCCCTTCTCGCGCAGGCGAACCTCAATCGCATCCGCGATGAGCTTCACCATCACCTCCTGCGGCTCACGCAGGAAGTGGCCCGCGAGATTGCCGGGGTCACCGTCGTAGATCTTCCCACCGGAGCGGCGCGCGAACTCTGCGAGGGCGGGAGCCACGCGCACCTCGGGGACACGCAGTGACTCGGCGAGCGCCGAGAAGCGCGCCAGCGGAAGACCCGTGTCGAAGTCATCGGGGGCGTACAGCGGATCGGTGACGACATGGGCATCGAAGACATCGCGATCGATCGTAAATGGGGCATCGACACCCACGACGACAAGATCACTCCCATGCGCGGCACAGGCCTCGACGATGCGCGCCATCGCCCGCTCGGTATCGCGCCACGCTCGGGAGACATAGGCTCCACCCTGCTGTGACGGCATGTAGAAGGGCATCCAGGTCTTCGGATCGGAGTAGAGCGCCACGAGGCGACGATCGGCCTTGGCGATCGGATCGGCGCCGGTCAAGCGCATGGCGCGCCAGGTGCGATCGAGCGAGCGCGCAAAGAGCGGCCCTTCGAGCAGGCGACGGTAGAGCTCGGAGTCGCGCAGGGCCATGCCCGCGCGCGATGGGCCTTCAATCGCCCCAGACTCCGCGAGGAACGGGCGATCGAGCATGTCCGGGTTGTAGATGATCGCGGGCGTCGGGCAGTTGTCGCGCGGGTCGTTCCAACCGTAGAAGAGCAGGACCGTGAGATCGGGGCGCAGCTCCGGCAGGATCCGCTCCAACTTCAGCGCCTGCTGCACCTGTCCGTAGCCCGACACTCCCGCCTCCCAGCCCGTGACCGCGATTCCGCGTCGATTGAGTTCGTCGATGAGCATGCGGCTCCACGCCGTGTTGTGCGTGAAACTGTCGCCCATGCAGAGCAGACGAAGCGGGGGATCGGGCGACGACGCCGTCGCCGCGACCTGGGGATCGGTCGGCGGATATCGATCCCATCCGAGTTCACGATCGAGCACGAGTGACCCGACCTTCGGTCCCGGGCGCATCATGCGAAGGACGAACTCGGTCGCCGCGAGCGCCAGGGCAATGAAGAGAACGCTGACCAGCGCGGTGCCGATGACCAGCGAGGTTCGCGATGGTCGCGAGCGCGACGCCGAGGTCTTCGCACCAGGCGCAGGTGATGGCGATGAAGAAGGCGGAGGATCCGAGTGAGTCACAGGGTTTGGCAGGGGCGTGGGTTCGGTGCATTGGCCCGCGCCGCGTCCATCAGTAGAGAATCAGGAGAGGATCATAAGGACGCTGGCGCGGGCGCACGCGCAGCTCCACGATCGGCATCGGCACCTCGGACGATGGCTCCACGCGCGCGCCGTCGAGGAAGAGCGCCCGCCCGGGAAGATCGCCGCGCTGCCACGAGGCCACCACCGCGATGCCCTCCTTCCGCGTCGCCACCACTCGAAGTCGCGGATCGCGCCTGAGTCCTGCAAGTAGCGCTGTCGTGTCGACCGGTCGCGCCAAGCGACCCACACCCTCGGTGTCAAAGCGGGCGATAATGGCCCCACCAACCTCAAGTTCAACGATGACGCCTTCCCCGGAGTCCTGCTTCCATCCGAAGCCGGTGAAGAGGGCCACCTCGAGCTCAACGGGTTCCTCGCCCTCGACCGGCTCGAGAGACCGAAGCAGAAGTCGCTCAAGTTGCTGGAGGGCGAGCGGATCGAGTTCGACTTCGACCACCGCCTGCGTCGCTCGCACCGGCAGCAGGCGATCGTGCATCGAGTGGCGCATGGTGACTGGACCGCCTCGGTGCAGCCGTGCCGCCGCTGGTGGAACAAGGAGCAGCGCGAGGAGTGCCGCGACACCGGCCAAGCGCAGCGTCGGCACGGGAGTTGACGCGGACGATGGTTCCGGGCGAGCCGATGATGAGCCACGCGTCGGCCAGAGGAGCCCGGTCAGACGCATCAGATGGAGCCAGATGGCGAGCGGCGCGATGAGCGCGATCCGCACGATCAGCATCTGTCCGATCTGGATGGGATTGCGGAAGGCCGGCAGCATCGGCAAGGCTTCGCCACCTTCATAGGCGCCGCACTCCCGCAGCGTGGCGTCGCCGCCGGCCAGGGCCGGGGTCGCCTCGCCGCAGAGTCCGAAGACCTGCGTCGATGGCGCGAGTCGCCAGGCGCGCAAGCTCTCGAGCGACCAGTCGGGAATGCCCCAGGTGAAGAGCTTGACGGCGCGCGCGTCACCGGTGGAGTGCAGCGTTACGAACCACGCCTGCGCAACGAAGCCGAGCAGGAGCAACCCCATGCCGACTCCGCGCCAAGCGCCCTCTCGCAGCCGTGCGAGCATGAGGCCGATGATCGCCCACGCCGCCGTCACTCCTCCAAACACGAGGTAGCCGCGTGCGGTCGCCGTCGGCGAGTAGATGATGACCGCCACGATCGGCATGGCGACACTCATCAGCATGAGCAGGACAGCGCCGACATCGGGAGTCGTTCCGCGACGGACACCCCCCAGCAGCGGCGCGAGCGCGCCAACAAGGAGCAGGGGAAGGAACGCCGCGAAGGGAACGAGGCCATCGATGAAGACACCCCACGCGGTGGCGATGGCTGTTCCCTCACGCCACGCGTCGGGCCACATGGCCAGCGCGTTGCGCAGCAGGCCCGCCTCGACTTCGTAGTAGTCGAAGTCACCCTTCGAAAGGAAGTTGAGGAGCGGTGGCCAGAGGCGCTGAGTCACCATCGGCGCCGCGGCGGCAAGCATGACCTGCCACCAGCGATTTCGCCAGATGCCCAGAATGAAGTACGCCGTGGCGAAGAAGAGCGCCGAGTTGTAGGCGAGCGCTGCCACCACCAGCGTGGCGCCGACCGCCGCATGAACCTCGGCGGGCTGGCGAGCGCGCCAGACCTGGCTTCGCAGCACGACGAGCAGTGCAAGCGAGGAAGTCGTGAAGCTCAAGAGATGAGTGGAGTAGTCCCCGATGTGCATGAACCAGCCCGGACCGAGGCACGCGAGCGCTCCCGCCGTCACGCCGGCGATTGGACTTCGTGCGACTTCAGCGCCCACCCGGGTGGCGATCCACGCGCCGAAGGCCCACGCCGCCAGATTGACCACCAGTGAGGCGCCGGTCACGCCGAAGATCCACGCGATGCAACTGACGAGGAACGGGAAGAGGGGTCGGTTCGCATACATGTCCGCGGCAATGAAGGAGCCGTTGAACATGGCCACATGGTCCAAGGTCTGCATGTTCTCCGAGTGCCGCGGCACGCCATCCATGAAGCTCGCGTAGCCGATGAGCCCGTTGGTGTGATCGGAGTAGCCGGTGGTGGGCACGGTCGTGAGGTGATAGGGGTCACGCTCATGGCTCGCGGCGCGAACGGCCACGGCGGCGCAGGTGACCCAGAGCAGGACGAGCACGGCGCGCCATGCGTTGGAGAGCGGAGCAATGGGGTGACCGTCAGCGCCGAACCATCGGCCCTCGCCCGAAGTCGACCGCTCGACCTGAAGGGCGGCGTGGCGCGGCGCACCGGAGAGCCACCGTTCGCGCCATCCCCGTGTGGCCGTACGGACCGGCGCACTCCACCAGATCAGCGCGAGGCCGAGCAGTGAGAGAGCGATCGTGACGAGGTCCGCAGCTCGCGAAATCTCCAGTGGTGACTCGATCCTGTACTCCCGACCATTGGTGCGGGGATCGCTGCTGTCGGATGCACTGAAGTGAAGATCCTTGCGCCAGTGGGAAAATCGACCTCCCCCGAGCGTGCGAATGTCGTAGTGCACCGACCGCATTGGCCCGAGCGCTCGGTCATCCTCGAAGAGCTTGAGTTCGCTGCGCGTGTTGGCCCCCTGGTCCGTGGGAAGTTCAAAGGCCCACGCGGCCCATCGCCCGACGCCCGGTGCGTGATCAATCGGCCAGCGCCATCCGAGTCCACCGTCGTGCACCACCTGGGCTGGCGTGATCAAGAGTCGCGCCTCCGGAGGTCGCGCCTGAAGTACCCCGCGAATGACCCACGGAAGAAGAAGCAGTGCAAGGCCGAGAAGGAGGCTCGCACCGGGTTTGACACGAGCGGTGGTCGGCACGGCGCTTGCTCCGATGCAGCGTACGGTACCATCGCTGAAGTCGCCTCGCGATGCTGCCCGCACTGCCGTCGGCGAAGTGGGGTTGCTCGCAAGAGCAATGGCTCATGCTCCGCGAATCTCGCCGCGCCACCATCGTGCTCGTCCTCGGCTGCTGGATTGGTGCCGTGGCGCTTTCCACGGCGGCACTGCTGCTCTCGCGGGTGACAACGAAGCCAATCGAGTTCGAACTGGTCTCTTCGGAGATTGAGCCCGAACTCGGGCTCGCCTTCGTCGCGCGTGTCAGGCCTTCGTTGCCGCCATGGTGGTCCGCACGGGGCGACTCTCTCTCGTCACCTGCGGAGAGTGATCTGACGCTGCTCGAGAACGGCCACCCGCTCGGCCCGGCGCACGCGACGCATACGGCTGTTCGAGAGAAGGGCGCCGGTCGCTTTTCCCATTGGGTGGGGCGCATCATTTTCTCGGCCAGCGATAACAGTGACCCCAGGACCAACGGGCGCCTCTACCGAGTGTCGTTTTCGCCCCGGCCGGCTCCCTGGATCGAGCGCGGCGCCATGCTCCTGTTGCTGGTGGGCGTGGCACTGACGCCAATCGCGTGCCGCCATCGATCGCGCCTTGGCGTCCGTCTGGCTCAGGTGTGGTTCATCGCCTCCGCACTCGCGATCCTGCTCATCTGGAACCTGGTGCTGATGTGGCTCGCACCTCGATGGATCGCGGTCCAACAGGATTCGATGAGCTATCTCGGCGACTTCTCGATCCGAACGATCGGCTATCCGTTGATTCTCCGTTCGGTGAGCTTCATCTGGGGTGACTTGCGACCACTCGCGTTCATGCAGGTGAATGCCGTGGCGTTGTCAATGGTCGCGCTTGCGGCCGCGACGGCCCATGTCCTTGCGCCGCGCGATGGGCGAGAGCGAGAGCGCCGGCCGCTGCTGGCTGCGGCCTCGTGGAGCGCGGCTGGAGTTCTGCTCCTCTTCATGGGAACTTCCACGCGCATCTTCGAGACGAGCTTCACCGTCATGGCTGACGGTCCATTCATCGCGGTGTCATGCCTCGTCGCCGCCATCATCGCGCTCTCAGCGCGGCATCGGTCCGCGTGGCTGCCACCGCTTGCAGCCGCGTTGATCGCGGCGGCGATTCTCATTCGACCAGTTGGAATCGGTCTGCTTCCGGTGGTGCTTCTGCCCTGGTGGTGGCATCGCCACGACCTCGGTTCCGCGTCGACCGCGTGGTGGCGGCCGGTGCTCCGACTGCTGCTGCCCGCGCTTCTGACGCTCGGTGTGATCCTCGGCGCAGCGTCGATGCGGAACTTCTCTCGTCACGGCTTCTTCGGTCTGTCGACGATGGGCTCGATCAGCCTCGCTGGGCATGTCGCGTGGATGGTGTCCCCCGAGACCGTCCCGTCAGAACCGGAACTCGCGCGCCGGATCGAAGCGCAAGTGGCTCCGATCCTCGAGGCGCGCCCGGCGCTTGGGTGGCCCACGGGGTACTACCTTCACACTTCGGACGAATACAACATCCTGCTCTGGATCATTCTCGCGCCGACCGTTGATCGATGGTTGGCCGAACATCCGCCTGCCGAAGGCACCCAGGCGCGGGAGAGGGAGCGTCTTCTTCGAGTGCTGGCCACTGAGCCGGTTCGACATCGCCCCTGGGCGTACACCCAGCATGTGCTGGCGAACGCCTTCGGGTGTACGCACTGGTTCGGCCGGGGCGCCAGCGTCCGGTCGGCGATCGAGGGAGCGACTCCCGGCGGCCTCGAGTGTCTCGAGGCGTTGCCACCTCAGCAGAAGGCGCTCTTCGAACAGTGGATCGAAACCCCAATGTTCGATTCCAACTCTCCAAGGAGCTTCGTCTGGGAGCGACTCCGACGGGGGATCGACGACCGGCGCAGGATCTATGCGGCGATCACGGCTGCGGCGACGCTCCTCGGCGTGCTTCTGCTTCCATGGGGCGGGCGCCGGGCTCATGACGGCTCAGGGCCCCTGACCAAGTTGGCGACTTCGCCGGAGGCGCGACTGCTCGCGGCATTCGCGCTCATGGTGTGGAGCCCGATCCTGCTGATGGCGCTCTCGGCGACCATCATCTTCCGCTACACCGATGCGCTCGACCCGATGCTTGCGTCATCGGCCGTTGTCGCGATCTTCGTTGCCGTTCGGGCGCTGAGCGAGGTGAGGGGCTCATTCAGCCGCCGCAACCAGAGCGAGAAACTCACGAGCGACAACAGCCGCAGCCCGTGATCGCGGATCCGATCGGCATGCTCCCGCACCAGCGTGTCGATCGCCGCGGGCTCAAACCACTCGCGCAGGGCCGGCTCGGCCAGGGCATCGCGCACGAAGCCCTTGAGCGCTCCGTCGAACCATGAGCTCACCGGGGCGTTGAAGCCCTTCTTCTTCCGGTCAAGAATGGTCGAGGGCAGGCGACCGCGCTGACTCTCCTTGAGCAGATGCTTCTTGCGTGAGCCGCGCATCTTCATCGATGGCGGGAGCGCCGCAGCAAACTCGACCAGCCCCGAGTCAAGGAAGGGGGCGCGGCTCTCGAGCGAGTGCGCCATGGTGGCGCGATCGACCTTCACCAGGATGTCATCCACCATCCAGGTCTTGATGTCCACATAGCTCGCCTGGTCCAGCCAGTGGCAGGAGTCGACCTCCCGGAAGTGACGGTCGAACTCGCTGAAGCCATGTTCGGCGGTGACGCGCGACGCGTGATCAGGTCGAAGCAGGGAGCGCATTGACTCCGGGCCAAAGATGACGCGCCACCACCAGTGAGCGCGTCGGAAGGGGAGCTCCGCCCCCGCAAGGAACTGCCGAAGCTTGTAGTCGAAGCTCACCTTGCCGTGCGTCGTGGGCACGAGATGCTCGGCGCCCCAGCGCAGCGCTCCCAGCAGCGGCCGCGGAATGTGCCGCACGCGTCGATGGAGTCGATCAGCGGCGTAGGTCTCATACCCGGCGAAGAGTTCGTCGCCACCGTCGCCCGAAAGGCTCACCGTGACGAACTCGCGCGTGAACTGCGAGAGGAACCAGGTTGGCATGAGACTCGTGTCGGCCAGAGGCTCATCGCCCGCGACGGTCAGCGCCCGAATCACGCTCTCGGCGTCGGCCGTCTGCGTGCGATCGCGATGGTCAATTCCCAGAAGCATGGCCACCTCGCGCGCCTCGGCGACTTCGTCGTAACCCTTCTCCTCGAAGCCGATGGTGAAGGTCTTCACGCTCGATGGATCACCCGCGCGGGTCATCGCCGCCACAATGGTCGAACTGTCCACCCCGCCCGAGAGGAAAGCTCCAAGCGGCACATCGCTCACCATGCGCTCGGCGACGACGGCATCGATCCGAGCGGCGAGCTGCTCAGCGAGGTCGCGTTCGCTTGGGCGGGAGTGAGTCGCCTCGGCGCTCCGGAGCGTCGCGGCGGTGTCCTCGGTCACGCCGTCGTCTCCTCGACGCGGCATCTCCTTGCGGCGGAACACCTCGGCAAGATCCCAGTAGCGCCGCACGCGCGGCGCCGAACCGCGCGAGAGCGTCATAACATGCGCAGCTTCAAGTCGGGAGACGCCCTTGAAGAGGGTTGTGGTGCCCAGGGTGTAGTTGAGTGAGAGAAAGTCACCGAGACCGATCGGGTCGACACCACGGGCCAAGCCCGGATGCGCGAGCAGCGCCTTCGGCTCGCTGGCGAAGATGACTCCGCCGCCCTGCGCCGCCGGAACCTCCGCCCAGAAGAGAGGCTTCTCGCCGAGTCGGTCCCGCGCGAGAAGCAGCGTCTGGGTGGGCACATCCCAGAGGGCGAAGGCGAACATGCCCTCGAGGCGCTCGAGGCAGCCCTCGCCCCACCGTTTCCACGCTTCGAGAATGACCTCCGTGTCTCCGTGGGTACGGAAGCGATGTCCGAGCGACTCAAGCTCCCGCCGCACGCGCCGGAAGTTGTAGATCTCCCCATTGAAGGCGATCCACGCCCGGCCCTCGTGGTCCGACAGAGGCTGGTCGTTCGACGCAGCGAGATCGATGATCGAGAGGCGCCTGTGTCCGAGCACCATCGGACCCAGCGCCCTGACACCGCCGGCGTCGGGGCCACGATGGATGATCGTTTCGCTCATCGCGCGAACGATCTCGGGGTCGGGGGCCCGCTCCCAGCTCAGCCAGCCGCAGATGCCGCACATGGAAGGCTCCAGCGTAGCCGAGGGAGCGATAGGCTCACCACCTGAACGGTCTCAGCCGCGCTCGACCGCAATCCTCCGGAGTGACCCATGCTCTACACGATTCTCAGTCTCATCCACCTGGTGCTCTTCATCATCGCGGCGATCGAAATCGCCTCGTCGACGAAGCCGCTCATGCACAAGGTGCTGTGGCTGCTCCTGATCTTCCTGCTGCCCCTCGTCGGCCTCATCATCTACTTCCTCGTCGGGCGAGGGAAGTAGGAGAAGTGCGGCGTCGACAGGCGCCGCGCGGATGGATCAATCGAGCTCGAACGCGTGCTTGTAGTCGAGCTTGAGCGCGGGGTCCTGGTCCTCCTTGCGGAGGAAGCAGTTCTCCACCACCAGCGCCTCGATCTCGCAGCCCATGAAGCAGCGGAAGGCGTCTTCCGGGGTGCAGACGATCGGCTCGCCTCGAACATTGAAACTGGTGTTCACCAGCACCGGGCAGCCGGTTTTCTGCTCGAAGGCCTTGAGCAGCGCGTGGTAGCGCGGGTTGGTCTCCGCGTGGACCGTCTGCACGCGCGCCGAGTAGTCAACATGGGTGATGGCCGGCACATCGCTGCGCGGCACATTCAGCTTGTCGATGCCGAAGAGCTGCTGCTGCTCCGCCGTCATCGGAATGCGGCGTGACTTGACCACATCGGCGACCAGCAGCATGTAGGGGCTGTCACCGTCGAGTTCGAAGAAGTCCGCGACGCGCTCGCGCAACACGCTCGGGGCGAATGGTCGGAAGCTCTCGCGATACTTGACGCGCAGGTTGAGCGTCTTCTGCATCGACGCGCTCCGCGGGTCGCCCAGAATCGAGCGACCTCCGAGGGCGCGAGGACCGAACTCCATGCGCCCCTGCGCCCAGCCGACGGCCCTTTCATCAGCAAGCGCCGTCGCCGTCCGATCGATGAGGGCCGCGTCGCTGAGCACTTCGAACTTGGCGCCCGCGGCCTTCAGCCGTCGCTCCACATCAGCCTGCTCGAAGCGCGGTCCGAGGTAGCTGCCCTGCATCGAGTCAAGAACCGGTGCCACCGTTCGCGGCTTGTCGGCGTAGCCGTAGTAAGCCGCGAGCGCGGCGCCGAGTGCGCCGCCAGCATCTCCGGCCGCGGGTTGGATCCAGAGGTTCTTGAATGCGCGATCACGAAGGATCTTGCCGTTCGCGACGCAGTTGAGGGCGACGCCTCCGGCCATGCAGAGGTTCTTGCAGTCATGCTCGCGGGCGAGCGAACGCGTCAGCCGAAGCATGACCTCCTCGGTCACGATCTGCACCGCGGCGGCCAGGTCCATGTGACGCTGGACCAGCAACTCCTTGTCGGGCTTGCGCGCCGGGCCGCCGAAGAGGTCGTCGAAGGCGCCGTTCGTCATCGTCAGACCGGTGCAGTAGTTGAAGTACTTCTGATTCAGTCGGAAGCTGCCATCCTCCTTGAGATCGATGATCTCGCGAAGGATGAGATCCGCAAAGCGCCGCGCCCCGTTGGGTTCTCCATAGGGCGCCAGGCCCATCACCTTGTACTCGCCGGAGTTCACCTTGAAGCCGGTGTAGTAGGTGAACGCGGAGTAGAGAAGACCGAGCGAGTGGGGGAAGTGCAGCTCGCGCGTCATGACGAGCGAGTGGCCCTTGCCCATGCCGACACTGGTGGTGGTCCACTCACCCACGCCATCGAGCGTGAGGACCACGGCCTCCTCGAATGGCGACGGGTAGAACGCGCTCGCCGCGTGGCTCAGGTGGTGCTCGGTGAAGAGCAGCTTCGCGGGGTCGAAACTCGGCTCCTCGTCGCGAAGGGCATGTTCGAGCATCGACTTCTGGAAGAGCTTCTCCTTGAGCCACAGCGGCATGGCCATCTTGAAGCTGCGGAAGCCCCTTGGCGCCCAGGCGAGATAGGTCTCCACCAGCCGCTCGAACTTGATGAACGGCTTGTCATAGAAGACCACGAAGTCGATGTCGCGCAGCGTGGTCCGCCCCTCGCTCAAGCAGTAGTGCAAGGCGTTGCGAGGAAAGCCCGGGTCGTGCTTCTTGCGGGTGAAGCGCTCCTCCTGCGCGGCGGCCACGATGCGACCGTCCTCAACGAGTGCGGCGGCGGAGTCGTGGTAGTAGGCGGAAAGTCCGAGGATGCGCAAGGGCGTCTCTGGTGCGGTGACTGCGAGGGAGAAAGGGCCGTGATCGGCAGGCGCGGTTCAGAAGAGCGTGTAGATGAACGGTGCGATGGCCGATCCCTTCGCCATCACCAGCAGGCCGCCGATCAGCACCAGCGTCAGAAAGACGGGCAGCAGCCAGAACTTCTTGCGCTCGGCCATGAAGGCGAACAGTTCCTTGATGAATCCCAACATGGAGGTCCTCGCGTGAGCGCCTGTGGCTCAGAATTGATTCTTCATGCTCGCCGGAGCAGGTCCGGGCGGATCACGGGGGATCCAGTAGCTCTTCGCACTCGGGTCAAGCGTCATCCGAAGCAGGTCCTTGCGCCAGATGAAGCGAACAAAGAGGCCCATCGGCGTCATGACAACGGCCCAGAGAATGAACATGACCACCGGATTGACAATCACGAAGAGGACCATCGCAAGGCCCATCCACGCCTTGTTGAGCGGGCGAAGAATGGACGGCGAGAGGGCCGCCGCGAGCACCAGCACCACGCCGACCGCGCCCATCCACCAGGGCCACGGTCCCCACCCGCTTTCGCTGACCCAACTCCCATGCCGGTAGCGGTACCAGCACATCAGAAGCAGGGCGAGGCCCATGAGGATGCCCCCGACCTGGAAGCCGAACTTCCGGTCGCTGGGACCCTCGATCTCATCCTTGCGGGAGAGATCTTCGTGGATGGCACCCTTGGTGGCGGCCATGGCGGGGAAACACTCTACCAGAGGCCCGTGAGGATCGTCCCCACGGTGGCATCAGGACGAATGTCATCATCGTCTTGCGAAGTCGATGATCTCCAGATCTGAGTTGATGCGTCCGAAACCCTTGCTCTTGAGGACGCGCGGCCCGCTCTTCTCGTCGAACTCCATGTAGACGACGACGATTCGACCGGTTCCGTTGCGGCTCAGCAGGAAGTCCGCCTTGCCGTTGCCATCGAAGTCCCGAAGCCGCTCGATGCGCCAGGTGTTGGACTCGAGCATGAGTCGCATGCGAGCCCGCTCGGTTCGATCCGCGTTCATGAACCACACTTCGAACTGATTCTGGGAGGTGTTGTTCCAGACAAGGTCCGGGGTGCCATCACCATCGACATCGCCGCCGGCCACCAGCTCATAGTCGCTGGCCGCATCGGGCCATTGGATGAGCGTCTCCGTGGTGCCCTGGAGATTGAAGGTGAGTTGCAGCAGCTCGCCGGAGTTCGGCTGCCGCAGCATGAACTCGGGGCGGCCGTCGCCGGTGATGTCGACCGGCAATGGCATCCAGTTCGAGTCGAAGAGATTCACGACAACTTCGCGGAAGACAAACCCCTGGTTGTTCATCAGCCACACTTCCAGATTGCCGTTGCTGGCATTCCGAAGCACCAGGTCATCGATCGCGTCACCATTGAAGTCGCCAAACGAGACGAATTCGAAGCCATCCGGCAACTCGCCGATCTCGTTCTCCACCGTGATCTCAAGGCCGTTGCGGAGCCATCCGTGGAGAACGCCGGTCTTGCGATCGTTGAAGAGCAGGTCGCCCGATCCATCGCCATTCAGATCCGGAGTGGCGAGCAGGTCCCAGCCCTCGGGGTACTGGGCGATGATCTCCGTCTTGGGCTTGAAGTTGTTGAGGACGCCGTCGGACTGCATGGCGTAGATCGTCCGTGTCTTCGGATCGACCATGATGAAGGTGCCGACGACCGTACCGAAGTCCGCCTGCAACGGCGGAAGCTGGACGGGGTTTCCAGGCGTTGATGGTCCGCCACCACCACCGCCACCGCCGCCACCACCACCGCCAGGCTCGGTTGGCGCCGGTGGCACTCCGCCGCCGGAAATCGGTCCATCGCTTCCGCCTCCTGGCGTTCCGCCGGCACCCGGTGAAGTGCCGCCGCCTTCGGCAACGAAGGTGAAGCCATACGCCGCGCCGCTGGTGCCGCTGGG
This is a stretch of genomic DNA from Phycisphaeraceae bacterium. It encodes these proteins:
- a CDS encoding PLDc N-terminal domain-containing protein; its protein translation is MLYTILSLIHLVLFIIAAIEIASSTKPLMHKVLWLLLIFLLPLVGLIIYFLVGRGK
- a CDS encoding SGNH/GDSL hydrolase family protein: MTHSDPPPSSSPSPAPGAKTSASRSRPSRTSLVIGTALVSVLFIALALAATEFVLRMMRPGPKVGSLVLDRELGWDRYPPTDPQVAATASSPDPPLRLLCMGDSFTHNTAWSRMLIDELNRRGIAVTGWEAGVSGYGQVQQALKLERILPELRPDLTVLLFYGWNDPRDNCPTPAIIYNPDMLDRPFLAESGAIEGPSRAGMALRDSELYRRLLEGPLFARSLDRTWRAMRLTGADPIAKADRRLVALYSDPKTWMPFYMPSQQGGAYVSRAWRDTERAMARIVEACAAHGSDLVVVGVDAPFTIDRDVFDAHVVTDPLYAPDDFDTGLPLARFSALAESLRVPEVRVAPALAEFARRSGGKIYDGDPGNLAGHFLREPQEVMVKLIADAIEVRLREKGERATPSAPAP
- a CDS encoding carbamoyltransferase; this encodes MRILGLSAYYHDSAAALVEDGRIVAAAQEERFTRKKHDPGFPRNALHYCLSEGRTTLRDIDFVVFYDKPFIKFERLVETYLAWAPRGFRSFKMAMPLWLKEKLFQKSMLEHALRDEEPSFDPAKLLFTEHHLSHAASAFYPSPFEEAVVLTLDGVGEWTTTSVGMGKGHSLVMTRELHFPHSLGLLYSAFTYYTGFKVNSGEYKVMGLAPYGEPNGARRFADLILREIIDLKEDGSFRLNQKYFNYCTGLTMTNGAFDDLFGGPARKPDKELLVQRHMDLAAAVQIVTEEVMLRLTRSLAREHDCKNLCMAGGVALNCVANGKILRDRAFKNLWIQPAAGDAGGALGAALAAYYGYADKPRTVAPVLDSMQGSYLGPRFEQADVERRLKAAGAKFEVLSDAALIDRTATALADERAVGWAQGRMEFGPRALGGRSILGDPRSASMQKTLNLRVKYRESFRPFAPSVLRERVADFFELDGDSPYMLLVADVVKSRRIPMTAEQQQLFGIDKLNVPRSDVPAITHVDYSARVQTVHAETNPRYHALLKAFEQKTGCPVLVNTSFNVRGEPIVCTPEDAFRCFMGCEIEALVVENCFLRKEDQDPALKLDYKHAFELD
- the asnB gene encoding asparagine synthase (glutamine-hydrolyzing) — translated: MCGICGWLSWERAPDPEIVRAMSETIIHRGPDAGGVRALGPMVLGHRRLSIIDLAASNDQPLSDHEGRAWIAFNGEIYNFRRVRRELESLGHRFRTHGDTEVILEAWKRWGEGCLERLEGMFAFALWDVPTQTLLLARDRLGEKPLFWAEVPAAQGGGVIFASEPKALLAHPGLARGVDPIGLGDFLSLNYTLGTTTLFKGVSRLEAAHVMTLSRGSAPRVRRYWDLAEVFRRKEMPRRGDDGVTEDTAATLRSAEATHSRPSERDLAEQLAARIDAVVAERMVSDVPLGAFLSGGVDSSTIVAAMTRAGDPSSVKTFTIGFEEKGYDEVAEAREVAMLLGIDHRDRTQTADAESVIRALTVAGDEPLADTSLMPTWFLSQFTREFVTVSLSGDGGDELFAGYETYAADRLHRRVRHIPRPLLGALRWGAEHLVPTTHGKVSFDYKLRQFLAGAELPFRRAHWWWRVIFGPESMRSLLRPDHASRVTAEHGFSEFDRHFREVDSCHWLDQASYVDIKTWMVDDILVKVDRATMAHSLESRAPFLDSGLVEFAAALPPSMKMRGSRKKHLLKESQRGRLPSTILDRKKKGFNAPVSSWFDGALKGFVRDALAEPALREWFEPAAIDTLVREHADRIRDHGLRLLSLVSFSLWLRRLNEPLTSLSARTATKIATTADDASIGSSASV